In a single window of the Agromyces sp. H17E-10 genome:
- the murC gene encoding UDP-N-acetylmuramate--L-alanine ligase — protein MTIKPDLSIQIPAELGAVHFVGIGGSGMSGIARLFIGAGHRVTGSDVRDSANIAALRELGAEIAIGHDAANLGDAEAVVVTGALWQDNPEYQLALERGLPVLHRSQALAWLISGQRLVSVAGAHGKTTSTGMIVTGLLALGADPSFVNGGVIDGLGVSSAAGEGELFVVEADESDGSFLLYDTAVALITNVDPDHLDHYGSREAFEQAFVDFADRASELVVISSDDAGAKRVHERLAHANVVTFGEAADATVRVHSIETDGPVSFVIAHDGVDHPATLRIPGKHNAINAAGAFAVLVGLGFEPAAALEGISRFTGTGRRFELHGTVGGVSVYDDYAHHPTEVAAALAAARTVVGDGRIIAVHQPHTYSRTQAFAKEFAEVLEEYADETVVLDVYGAREDPVPGVTGALVSERFADHDKVAFIADWQQAADHTAKIARDGDFVITLGCGDVYRIVPQLLGSLERERG, from the coding sequence GTGACCATCAAGCCCGATCTCTCGATCCAGATCCCCGCCGAGCTCGGCGCCGTGCACTTCGTCGGCATCGGGGGTTCCGGCATGAGCGGCATCGCACGTCTGTTCATCGGCGCTGGGCATCGCGTCACGGGCTCCGACGTGCGCGACTCGGCGAACATCGCGGCGCTCCGCGAACTCGGCGCCGAGATCGCCATCGGCCACGACGCCGCGAACCTCGGCGACGCCGAAGCCGTCGTCGTCACCGGTGCGCTCTGGCAGGACAACCCCGAGTACCAGCTCGCACTCGAGCGCGGCCTGCCGGTGCTGCACCGCTCGCAGGCGCTCGCGTGGCTCATCTCGGGACAACGCCTCGTCTCGGTGGCGGGCGCGCACGGCAAGACGACGTCGACCGGCATGATCGTCACGGGCCTGCTCGCGCTCGGTGCCGACCCGAGCTTCGTCAACGGCGGCGTCATCGACGGGCTCGGCGTCTCGTCGGCGGCCGGCGAGGGCGAGCTCTTCGTCGTCGAGGCCGACGAGTCCGACGGGTCCTTCCTGCTCTACGACACCGCGGTCGCGCTCATCACGAACGTCGACCCCGACCACCTCGACCACTACGGCTCGCGCGAGGCCTTCGAGCAGGCGTTCGTCGACTTCGCCGACCGCGCCTCGGAGCTCGTGGTCATCTCCTCCGACGACGCGGGTGCGAAGCGCGTGCACGAGCGTCTCGCCCACGCGAACGTCGTCACCTTCGGCGAGGCCGCGGATGCGACGGTGCGGGTGCACTCGATCGAGACCGACGGCCCCGTGTCGTTCGTCATCGCGCACGACGGCGTCGACCACCCGGCCACGCTGCGGATCCCCGGCAAGCACAACGCGATCAACGCGGCCGGCGCCTTCGCCGTGCTCGTCGGCCTCGGCTTCGAGCCGGCCGCCGCGCTCGAGGGCATCTCGCGATTCACGGGCACGGGCCGCCGTTTCGAGCTGCACGGCACGGTCGGCGGCGTGAGCGTCTACGACGACTACGCGCACCACCCGACCGAGGTGGCGGCCGCGCTGGCCGCCGCGCGTACGGTCGTCGGCGACGGCCGCATCATCGCCGTCCACCAGCCGCACACCTACAGCCGCACCCAGGCCTTCGCGAAGGAGTTCGCCGAGGTGCTCGAGGAGTACGCCGACGAGACCGTCGTGCTCGACGTGTACGGCGCCCGCGAAGACCCGGTGCCGGGCGTCACGGGCGCCCTCGTGAGCGAACGCTTCGCCGACCACGACAAGGTCGCGTTCATCGCCGACTGGCAGCAGGCCGCCGACCACACGGCGAAGATCGCCCGCGACGGCGACTTCGTCATCACCCTCGGCTGCGGCGACGTGTACCGCATCGTGCCGCAGCTGCTCGGTTCGCTCGAGCGGGAGCGCGGGTGA
- a CDS encoding UDP-N-acetylglucosamine--N-acetylmuramyl-(pentapeptide) pyrophosphoryl-undecaprenol N-acetylglucosamine transferase, with product MTVYLLAGGGTAGHVNPLLAVADRLRDRDPDAEVLVLGTAEGLEARLVPARGYELLTIAKVPFPRRPNRAAAAFPARFRRSIADVTEIIAGRGVDVVVGFGGYVSTPAYVAARRAGVPFVVHEANAKPGLANRLGARRARAVGVAFEGTPLPGAEVVGMPLRREIETLDRAALRRAAAEFFDLDPDRPVLLATGGSLGARRINRTMVDSAAALVATGWQVLHITGAKSEVDDPGIDGYRMVEYADRMDLALALADFAVSRAGAATVSELAALGIPAVYVPYPVGNGEQRFNAAGVVGAGGGILVEDARFVPEWVSAELVPLLADRERAASMAAAAATAGVADGSDRMVALVDRALGGGAADRG from the coding sequence ATGACCGTCTACCTGCTCGCCGGCGGCGGAACGGCCGGCCACGTGAACCCCCTGCTCGCGGTCGCCGACCGCCTGCGCGATCGCGATCCCGATGCCGAGGTGCTCGTGCTCGGCACCGCCGAAGGCCTCGAGGCGAGACTCGTGCCCGCCCGCGGGTACGAACTGCTGACGATCGCGAAGGTGCCGTTCCCACGACGGCCGAATCGCGCCGCGGCCGCGTTCCCGGCGCGGTTCCGGCGATCGATCGCCGACGTCACCGAGATCATCGCCGGCCGCGGCGTCGACGTCGTCGTCGGGTTCGGCGGCTACGTCTCCACTCCGGCCTACGTCGCCGCGCGACGTGCCGGCGTCCCCTTCGTCGTCCACGAGGCCAACGCGAAGCCCGGACTGGCGAACCGTCTCGGCGCCCGTCGTGCACGTGCGGTCGGCGTGGCGTTCGAGGGCACACCGCTTCCCGGTGCCGAGGTCGTCGGCATGCCGCTGCGCCGTGAGATCGAGACGCTCGACCGCGCCGCGCTGCGCCGCGCCGCCGCGGAGTTCTTCGACCTCGACCCCGACCGCCCCGTCCTGCTCGCGACGGGTGGATCACTCGGCGCCCGTCGCATCAACCGCACGATGGTCGACAGCGCAGCCGCGCTCGTCGCGACCGGCTGGCAGGTGCTGCACATCACCGGTGCCAAGTCCGAGGTCGACGACCCCGGCATCGACGGCTACCGCATGGTCGAGTACGCCGACCGCATGGACCTCGCGCTCGCCCTCGCCGACTTCGCCGTCTCGCGTGCGGGCGCGGCGACCGTCTCCGAGCTCGCCGCGCTCGGCATCCCCGCCGTGTACGTGCCGTACCCGGTCGGCAACGGCGAACAGCGGTTCAACGCGGCCGGGGTGGTCGGCGCCGGTGGCGGCATCCTCGTCGAGGACGCCCGGTTCGTGCCCGAGTGGGTCTCGGCCGAGCTCGTGCCCCTGCTCGCCGACCGTGAGCGGGCCGCTTCGATGGCGGCCGCAGCAGCCACCGCCGGCGTGGCCGACGGCAGCGACCGCATGGTCGCCCTCGTCGATCGCGCACTCGGCGGGGGAGCCGCGGACCGCGGCTGA
- the ftsZ gene encoding cell division protein FtsZ, with the protein MSTNQNYLAVIKVVGIGGGGVNAVNRMIELGLRGVEFIAINTDAQALLMSDADVKLDVGRDLTRGLGAGADPEVGRRAAEDHAEEIEEALAGADMVFVTAGEGGGTGTGGAPVVARIAKSIGALTIGVVTKPFGFEGKRRQTQAEQGVARLKEEVDTLIVVPNDRLLEISDRGISMLEAFATADQVLLAGVQGITDLITTPGLINLDFADVKSVMQGAGSALMGIGSSRGADRAIKAAELAVASPLLEASIDGAHGVLLSIQGGSNLGIFEINDAARLVQEAVHPEANIIFGAVIDDTLGDEVRVTVIAAGFDGGEPNAKPVEARRTNFVPAAAAAVGVPVAAGGAALGDSLSDEAADVISEIDIDELVETANWGEATTSTADQIVTDPAFDDGDDDLDIPDFLK; encoded by the coding sequence ATGTCGACAAACCAGAACTACCTCGCCGTCATCAAGGTGGTCGGTATCGGCGGCGGCGGTGTCAACGCCGTCAACCGCATGATCGAGCTCGGCCTGCGCGGAGTGGAATTCATCGCGATCAACACCGACGCGCAGGCGCTGCTCATGAGCGACGCCGACGTCAAGCTCGACGTCGGACGAGACCTGACCCGTGGTCTCGGCGCGGGCGCCGACCCCGAGGTGGGTCGTCGCGCTGCAGAGGACCACGCGGAGGAGATCGAGGAGGCGCTCGCGGGCGCCGACATGGTCTTCGTGACCGCGGGCGAGGGCGGCGGCACCGGTACCGGCGGCGCGCCCGTCGTCGCGCGCATCGCCAAGTCGATCGGCGCGCTCACGATCGGTGTCGTCACGAAGCCGTTCGGCTTCGAGGGCAAGCGCCGCCAGACGCAGGCCGAGCAGGGCGTCGCCCGCCTGAAGGAAGAGGTCGACACCCTCATCGTGGTGCCGAACGATCGCCTGCTCGAGATCAGCGACCGCGGCATCTCGATGCTCGAGGCGTTCGCGACGGCCGACCAGGTGCTCCTCGCCGGTGTGCAGGGCATCACCGACCTCATCACGACGCCGGGCCTCATCAACCTCGACTTCGCCGACGTCAAGTCGGTCATGCAGGGTGCCGGTTCCGCGCTCATGGGCATCGGCTCCTCGAGAGGGGCCGACCGTGCCATCAAGGCGGCGGAGCTCGCCGTCGCGAGCCCGCTGCTGGAGGCGTCGATCGACGGCGCGCACGGCGTGCTCCTCTCGATCCAGGGCGGCTCGAACCTCGGCATCTTCGAGATCAACGACGCGGCCCGACTCGTGCAGGAGGCCGTGCACCCCGAGGCGAACATCATCTTCGGCGCGGTCATCGACGACACGCTCGGCGACGAGGTGCGGGTCACCGTCATCGCCGCCGGGTTCGACGGCGGTGAGCCGAACGCGAAGCCCGTCGAAGCCAGGCGCACGAACTTCGTGCCCGCCGCCGCGGCCGCCGTCGGCGTGCCCGTCGCCGCGGGCGGCGCGGCGCTCGGCGACTCGCTGAGCGACGAGGCCGCCGACGTCATCTCCGAGATCGACATCGACGAGCTCGTGGAGACGGCGAACTGGGGCGAGGCGACGACGTCGACGGCCGACCAGATCGTCACCGACCCGGCGTTCGACGACGGCGACGACGACCTCGACATCCCCGACTTCCTCAAGTGA
- a CDS encoding DivIVA domain-containing protein: MALTPEDVVNKRFQATKFREGYDQDEVDDFLDEVVVELRRLNQENDELRQRVTAAEARAAEAASAPAAAPAPAAVYTEPAAPPPTVAVPTQPAAPQSELDEQTSTTNLLQLARRLHEEHVREGIEKRDALIAEGHATAARVVAEAEAKQRQQMGILDQERVALEKRVDELRTFERDYRAKLKSYIEGQLRELDTAAPVQVSGNQGFSAPAEQPAPTFQGFGG, encoded by the coding sequence ATGGCGCTAACTCCGGAAGATGTGGTCAACAAGCGCTTCCAGGCGACGAAGTTCCGGGAGGGCTACGACCAGGACGAGGTCGACGACTTCCTCGACGAGGTCGTCGTCGAGCTGCGCCGGCTGAACCAGGAGAATGACGAGCTGCGCCAGCGCGTCACGGCCGCCGAAGCCCGCGCCGCCGAGGCCGCCAGTGCACCGGCCGCCGCGCCTGCGCCCGCCGCCGTCTACACGGAGCCCGCCGCCCCGCCGCCCACCGTCGCGGTGCCGACGCAGCCGGCCGCGCCGCAGTCGGAGCTCGACGAGCAGACCTCGACGACCAACCTGCTGCAGCTCGCGCGCCGCCTCCACGAGGAGCACGTCCGCGAGGGCATCGAGAAGCGCGACGCGCTCATCGCCGAGGGTCACGCGACCGCGGCCCGCGTCGTCGCCGAGGCCGAGGCCAAGCAGCGCCAGCAGATGGGCATCCTCGACCAGGAGCGCGTCGCGCTCGAGAAGCGCGTCGACGAGCTCCGCACCTTCGAGCGCGACTACCGCGCGAAGCTGAAGAGCTACATCGAGGGTCAACTGCGCGAGCTCGACACCGCCGCCCCGGTGCAGGTGTCGGGCAACCAGGGCTTCTCGGCCCCCGCCGAGCAGCCTGCTCCGACCTTCCAGGGCTTTGGCGGCTGA
- a CDS encoding FtsQ-type POTRA domain-containing protein encodes MKRPQGFDGRTPRRPRPVTDAAAEVVASATPPAGDAPTAGAPVETEAPASLRYGGSGAADRVSTEPIVVVEPAVRIPVVGAADEPGTRDVDRTRGTAASVVPHAVPGAAVAADRPADAKSAKRALASAERERRRYEKQEVRRFTKRSRRRRLTWWIAGGAVALVTVGIVAGAYSPLMALREVRVEGASRIPAASIVTAFDRELGTPLPLITGDEVHRALEGFRLIETYSVETIPPGTLVVRIVERTPVGVIEARDGLELVDGAGVVIDRPKERPEGQPLIAVDGGVGSDGFKAVAAVVRSLPAEVRSQLVGATAETPDDVRLELAGGVPVVWGGANDSRLKADVLAKLMVVAPPDTVPGYDVSSPEAPVTG; translated from the coding sequence GTGAAGCGGCCGCAGGGCTTCGACGGGCGCACCCCGCGGCGTCCGCGGCCGGTGACGGATGCCGCAGCCGAGGTCGTCGCTTCGGCGACGCCCCCGGCCGGTGACGCTCCGACGGCCGGTGCACCGGTCGAGACGGAAGCGCCGGCGTCGCTCCGCTACGGCGGATCCGGCGCGGCCGATCGCGTCTCGACCGAACCCATCGTGGTCGTCGAGCCGGCCGTGCGCATCCCCGTGGTGGGGGCCGCAGACGAACCGGGCACGCGGGACGTCGACCGCACGCGGGGAACCGCGGCATCCGTCGTCCCGCATGCCGTGCCGGGTGCGGCGGTCGCCGCCGACCGCCCAGCCGACGCGAAGTCGGCGAAGCGTGCGCTCGCGTCGGCCGAGCGCGAGCGACGACGTTACGAGAAGCAGGAGGTGCGTCGCTTCACGAAGCGATCGCGCCGGCGTCGCCTGACCTGGTGGATCGCCGGGGGAGCGGTCGCCCTCGTGACCGTCGGCATCGTGGCCGGCGCCTACTCGCCGCTCATGGCCCTGCGCGAGGTACGGGTCGAGGGCGCGTCGCGGATCCCCGCCGCGTCGATCGTCACCGCGTTCGACCGCGAGCTCGGCACGCCGTTGCCCCTCATCACGGGCGACGAGGTGCACCGGGCGCTCGAGGGCTTCCGGCTGATCGAGACCTACTCGGTCGAGACGATCCCTCCCGGCACCCTCGTCGTGCGCATCGTCGAGCGCACGCCCGTCGGCGTCATCGAGGCCCGCGACGGGCTCGAACTCGTCGACGGCGCCGGGGTGGTCATCGACCGGCCGAAGGAGCGCCCCGAGGGCCAGCCCCTCATCGCGGTCGACGGCGGTGTCGGCTCGGACGGCTTCAAGGCGGTGGCGGCGGTCGTGCGGAGCCTCCCGGCCGAGGTGCGCTCGCAGCTCGTCGGAGCGACGGCCGAGACACCCGACGACGTGCGGCTCGAGCTCGCGGGCGGCGTCCCGGTCGTCTGGGGCGGGGCGAACGACTCACGGCTGAAGGCCGACGTGCTGGCGAAGCTCATGGTGGTCGCGCCGCCCGACACGGTTCCGGGCTACGACGTGTCGTCGCCCGAGGCGCCCGTGACCGGCTGA
- the murD gene encoding UDP-N-acetylmuramoyl-L-alanine--D-glutamate ligase, translated as MAAELMADAAGTAAERLDSLTSWNADWRGLRVAVLGVGVTGFAVADTLTELGAEVLVLAPTVDDDRARILDVIGARLVRHPLDAVPEELTAFAPEVVVTSPGFHPDHPVLEWAGREDVAIWGDIELAWRVRDKVNAAEWILVTGTNGKTTTVQMAATFLAANGLRAAPCGNIGVPVLDAVRDPGGFDVLVVELSSYQLHTLPTTGPGAVHPWASVVLNLADDHLDWHGSFEAYGAAKAKVYENTKVACVYNRADEATRRMVEDAEVEEGARAIGFGLDVPGPSDFGVVDGILCDRAFLDDRRTAALEITTLAELEPRGLAAPHVVANILAASALARSFGVPVGVIHDALGEFRLDAHRIETVAVAGGIRWIDDSKATNPHAAEASLRAFGRVVWIVGGLLKGVDADSLVAAHVGRLRAAIVIGRDRLALVEAFRRHAPELPLFEVVADDTEQVMPDAVALAATVAEDGDTVLLAPAAASMDQFADYGDRGRRFHEAVRAMLGGEADGDSAPLEPPAEA; from the coding sequence ATGGCTGCAGAGCTGATGGCGGATGCCGCCGGCACGGCCGCAGAGCGCCTCGATTCGCTGACGAGCTGGAACGCCGACTGGCGCGGCCTCAGGGTCGCGGTGCTCGGCGTCGGCGTGACCGGGTTCGCCGTCGCCGACACCCTCACCGAGCTCGGTGCGGAGGTGCTCGTGCTCGCGCCGACCGTCGACGACGACCGCGCCCGCATCCTCGACGTCATCGGGGCTCGACTCGTTCGGCATCCGCTCGACGCCGTGCCCGAGGAGCTCACGGCGTTCGCACCCGAGGTCGTCGTCACCTCGCCGGGATTCCACCCCGATCACCCGGTGCTCGAGTGGGCCGGACGCGAGGACGTCGCGATCTGGGGCGACATCGAACTCGCCTGGCGCGTGCGCGACAAGGTGAACGCGGCCGAGTGGATCCTCGTCACGGGGACGAACGGCAAGACCACGACCGTGCAGATGGCGGCGACGTTCCTCGCCGCGAACGGTCTGCGCGCCGCACCGTGCGGCAACATCGGCGTACCCGTGCTCGACGCGGTGCGCGACCCGGGCGGGTTCGACGTGCTCGTCGTCGAGCTGTCGAGCTACCAGCTGCACACGCTCCCGACGACCGGGCCCGGGGCGGTGCACCCCTGGGCGAGCGTCGTGCTCAACCTCGCCGACGACCACCTCGACTGGCACGGCTCGTTCGAGGCCTACGGTGCGGCCAAGGCCAAGGTCTACGAGAACACCAAGGTCGCCTGCGTCTACAACCGTGCCGACGAGGCCACCCGCCGCATGGTCGAAGACGCGGAGGTCGAGGAGGGTGCGCGAGCCATCGGCTTCGGTCTCGACGTGCCGGGCCCCAGCGACTTCGGCGTGGTCGACGGCATCCTCTGCGATCGCGCGTTCCTCGACGACCGCCGCACGGCGGCACTCGAGATCACGACGCTCGCGGAGCTCGAGCCTCGGGGACTCGCAGCACCCCACGTCGTGGCGAACATCCTCGCCGCCTCGGCGCTCGCGCGGTCGTTCGGCGTACCCGTGGGCGTCATCCACGACGCGCTCGGCGAGTTCCGGCTCGACGCCCACCGCATCGAGACCGTCGCGGTCGCCGGCGGCATCCGCTGGATCGACGACTCGAAGGCGACCAACCCGCACGCGGCCGAGGCCTCATTGCGGGCCTTCGGACGGGTCGTGTGGATCGTCGGCGGCCTCCTCAAGGGCGTGGATGCGGACTCGCTCGTCGCGGCGCACGTCGGCCGGCTCCGGGCCGCGATCGTGATCGGCCGCGACCGGCTCGCGCTCGTCGAGGCGTTCCGGCGACACGCCCCCGAACTCCCGCTCTTCGAGGTCGTGGCCGACGACACTGAACAGGTGATGCCCGACGCGGTCGCGCTGGCTGCGACGGTCGCCGAGGACGGCGACACCGTGCTGCTCGCCCCGGCGGCGGCGTCGATGGACCAGTTCGCCGACTACGGCGATCGCGGCCGGCGGTTCCACGAAGCGGTCAGAGCGATGCTGGGAGGTGAGGCGGATGGCGACTCCGCCCCGCTCGAACCGCCCGCCGAAGCCTGA
- a CDS encoding YggT family protein yields the protein MGALSVVWNVLYALLLIYFFVMWGRFVLDLVRTFNRSWRPRGFWLVVVEAVYSVTDPPVKFFRRVIPPIRIGQVALDLGWSLAMLVVIVAMTVVSWLAAASAVG from the coding sequence GTGGGCGCACTCTCCGTCGTCTGGAACGTCCTCTACGCGCTCCTGCTCATCTACTTCTTCGTGATGTGGGGCCGGTTCGTGCTCGACCTCGTGCGGACGTTCAACCGGTCGTGGCGGCCGAGGGGCTTCTGGCTCGTCGTCGTCGAGGCCGTGTACTCCGTCACCGACCCGCCGGTGAAGTTCTTCCGGCGGGTCATTCCGCCGATCCGCATCGGGCAGGTCGCACTCGATCTCGGGTGGAGCCTCGCGATGCTGGTCGTCATCGTCGCCATGACCGTCGTGTCATGGCTGGCCGCGGCATCCGCCGTCGGCTGA
- the ftsW gene encoding putative lipid II flippase FtsW, protein MATPPRSNRPPKPEAGEQGISAARIRLGRVFRAESADYFLLLGTTLFLVVLGLVMVLSSSLVESLIEDGGLVDQAVRQGVFAIIGIPAMLIASRLPERFWMRIAWPLLIVTCIPQILVVATPMGIEIGGNTNWLAIGPVQFQPSEFIKVALVIWLGLMVTKKQDKLDDFTHGILPILLVGGGAIGLVLLGGDLGTVMIMGAMLLGALFLIGVKLRLLLPPVIIAAVGFVIVAFSSENRMRRITSFLDANCAAGGTGDAVNDCWQIQHGTFALANGGIFGIGLGNSVAKWSWLPAADNDFIFAIIGEELGLIGAIVVIGLFVLLAIAFARVLRGAQTPFGRAATAAVLVWVIGQACVNIGVVLGVFPVLGVPLPLVSAGGTALLTTLVAIGVVLSVARTPEASARLAARSAARKARAAERAAR, encoded by the coding sequence ATGGCGACTCCGCCCCGCTCGAACCGCCCGCCGAAGCCTGAGGCCGGCGAGCAGGGCATCTCGGCGGCGCGGATCCGACTCGGACGCGTGTTCCGCGCCGAGTCCGCCGACTACTTCCTGCTGCTCGGCACGACGCTCTTCCTCGTCGTGCTCGGGCTCGTCATGGTGCTCTCGTCGTCGCTCGTCGAGTCGCTCATCGAGGACGGCGGCCTCGTCGACCAGGCCGTTCGCCAGGGCGTGTTCGCGATCATCGGCATCCCGGCGATGCTCATCGCGAGCCGCCTGCCCGAGCGCTTCTGGATGCGCATCGCGTGGCCGCTGCTCATCGTCACCTGCATCCCGCAGATCCTCGTCGTCGCGACCCCGATGGGCATCGAGATCGGCGGCAACACGAACTGGCTCGCGATCGGCCCCGTGCAGTTCCAGCCGTCCGAGTTCATCAAGGTCGCCCTCGTGATCTGGCTCGGGCTCATGGTCACCAAGAAGCAGGACAAGCTCGACGACTTCACGCACGGCATCCTGCCGATCCTGCTCGTCGGCGGGGGAGCGATCGGCCTCGTGCTCCTCGGCGGCGACCTCGGCACCGTCATGATCATGGGCGCCATGCTGCTCGGCGCGCTCTTCCTCATCGGGGTGAAGCTGCGGCTCCTGCTGCCGCCGGTCATCATCGCGGCGGTCGGCTTCGTGATCGTCGCCTTCTCGAGCGAGAACCGGATGCGGCGGATCACCTCGTTCCTCGATGCGAACTGCGCCGCCGGCGGCACCGGCGACGCCGTCAACGACTGCTGGCAGATCCAGCACGGCACGTTCGCACTCGCGAACGGCGGCATCTTCGGCATCGGGCTCGGCAACTCGGTCGCGAAGTGGTCGTGGCTGCCGGCGGCCGACAACGACTTCATCTTCGCGATCATCGGCGAAGAGCTCGGGCTCATCGGGGCGATCGTCGTGATCGGGTTGTTCGTGCTGCTCGCGATCGCATTCGCCCGGGTGCTCCGCGGAGCGCAGACTCCGTTCGGCCGCGCGGCGACGGCGGCCGTGCTCGTGTGGGTGATCGGGCAGGCCTGTGTCAATATCGGTGTCGTGCTCGGAGTCTTCCCCGTCCTCGGCGTCCCGCTGCCGCTCGTCTCGGCCGGCGGCACCGCCCTGCTCACCACCCTCGTCGCGATCGGCGTCGTGCTGTCCGTCGCGCGCACGCCCGAGGCATCCGCCCGTCTGGCCGCGCGTTCGGCCGCGCGCAAGGCCCGAGCCGCCGAGCGGGCTGCGCGATGA
- a CDS encoding YggS family pyridoxal phosphate-dependent enzyme produces MSGLGFRLAAVQSAIADAAADAGREASEITTIVVTKFQPASLVADLAALGVRDVGENRHQEAQAKAAELADLDLRWHFVGQLQSKKARQVRAYASAIHSIDRPALVDVLRSEETLVDCFVQVNLTDDPGRGGVAPAELDALVEHVLETPGLRLRGLMAVAPLDEPARPAFARVRGLSERIVRLAPDATALSMGMSHDFRDAILEGATHLRIGTAITGNRPAAG; encoded by the coding sequence ATGAGCGGCCTCGGCTTCCGGCTCGCCGCCGTGCAGTCGGCGATCGCGGATGCCGCGGCCGACGCCGGCCGCGAGGCATCCGAGATCACGACCATCGTGGTGACCAAGTTCCAGCCGGCGTCGCTCGTCGCCGACCTCGCCGCGCTCGGCGTTCGCGACGTGGGGGAGAACCGCCACCAGGAGGCGCAGGCGAAGGCGGCGGAGCTCGCCGACCTCGACCTGCGCTGGCACTTCGTCGGGCAGCTCCAGAGCAAGAAGGCGCGGCAGGTGCGCGCGTACGCCTCGGCGATCCACTCGATCGACCGGCCGGCGCTCGTCGACGTGCTCCGGTCGGAGGAGACGCTGGTCGACTGCTTCGTGCAGGTCAACCTGACGGACGACCCCGGCCGAGGCGGCGTCGCCCCTGCGGAGCTCGATGCGCTCGTCGAGCACGTGCTCGAGACGCCCGGCCTGCGCCTGCGCGGGCTCATGGCGGTCGCCCCGCTCGACGAGCCCGCTCGGCCCGCGTTCGCGCGCGTCCGCGGGCTGTCCGAGCGCATCGTGCGGCTTGCACCCGACGCGACCGCCCTGTCGATGGGGATGAGCCACGACTTCCGCGACGCGATTCTGGAGGGTGCGACACACCTGCGGATCGGAACGGCAATCACCGGGAACCGGCCGGCCGCCGGTTAG
- a CDS encoding cell division protein SepF, whose product MSNPLKKTMVYLGLADEEFEQEAPQAAAAPAPAPPAPVVHAAPAPAPKTGASVTPLRKHHVQPSTPQVEMNEILTVHPRQYRDAQVIAESFREGVPVIINLSQMSDGDARRLIDFASGLSQGLYGKIERVTSKVFLLSPSHVVVSGETGDAEGDVDASFFTHA is encoded by the coding sequence ATGTCGAACCCGCTCAAGAAGACCATGGTCTACCTCGGACTCGCCGATGAGGAGTTCGAGCAGGAGGCGCCCCAAGCTGCCGCCGCGCCCGCCCCAGCGCCACCCGCGCCGGTCGTGCACGCCGCACCGGCGCCGGCACCGAAGACCGGAGCGTCGGTCACGCCGCTCCGCAAGCACCACGTCCAGCCGAGCACCCCGCAGGTGGAGATGAACGAGATCCTGACCGTGCACCCGCGCCAGTACCGTGACGCGCAGGTGATCGCCGAGTCCTTCCGCGAGGGTGTGCCGGTGATCATCAACCTCTCGCAGATGTCCGACGGCGACGCCCGTCGACTCATCGACTTCGCCAGCGGCCTCTCGCAGGGGCTCTACGGCAAGATCGAGCGGGTCACGAGCAAGGTGTTCCTGCTGTCTCCGTCGCACGTCGTGGTCTCGGGCGAGACCGGCGACGCCGAGGGCGACGTCGACGCGTCGTTCTTCACGCACGCGTAG